A stretch of DNA from Acidobacteriota bacterium:
TTCGCGCGAAGCACGTCGATCTCTTCGAGCGCGCGCGCGTTCGCGATGCTCACCGCGGCGTAATCGGCGAACATGCGCAGCCACTCGAGAGCATGATCGTCGAGCTCGCCGCGATCGAACATGGCGAGCACGCCGAGGATGTCGCCCTGAAAGACGAGCGGCTGGGCCGCCGCCGTCCGAATGCCCTCGCGTTTCAGCCAGCCCGGGTCGGCCGCCCATTCTTCGTCGCCGCGGAGCCCGGTCAGCAGGAGCGGCTCGCCCGATTCGGCAACTCGACCGATCTTCCGCTCGCCGATCGCGAACCGATGGAAGGCACCATCCAGGCGGCTGTAGTCCGCCCCCGGATCGCGCGAGCCCCCCGCGCTCGCCACGAGGTGCAGCGAGCGGGACTGGTCGCGCGCTTCGGCGCGCCCGCGACACACGCTGCAGGCCTCGCCGGACGCGATGAGCCAGATTCGCGCCAGCACCACGTTCGAGCACTGCGCGATGCCGTCGGCCATCGTCCGCAGGACGTCGCTCAGCCCGCGCCGCTCGGCGGTGGCCACCATCACCCGCGGCAACTTCGCCGGATCCATCGTCCTTTATTTTACGGAAACTCGTTACGCAGCTCAACTAAATATCGTTATTCACGATTTATCGTTGATCGCAAATCTCAATTCTCTTGGCCTAACACCCCCAATGTCAACGAGTTAAGCGACTGGCTTGGTTCGGCACGCCTTCTGCCTTGGGACGTTGCACAACCCAGTCGGTAACCAACAACCTCAAGTCTCTTAGGAGTGTCCCATGTCGAAGACCGCAATCGTCATCTATTCCGATCCGAAGTCCGGCAGCGAAGAAGCGCTCGGCCGACTGTTCAATGGCATGTTCGTGGCCTACGAGCTGCTCGAAAAGAAGCAGGAAGTGGCTCTGATCTTCCAGGGCGCCGGCGTGCGCTGGGCGAGTGAGCTGGTGAAGCCCGCTCACCCGGCGCATGCGCTCTACAACGCGGTCAAGGACAGCGTGGTGGGTGTCTGTGGTGGCTGCGCCGACGTGTTCGGTGCGACGCAGGACGCCAGGAACGCCGGTGCGAAGCTGATTCACGAGAAGGCGATTCCGGGCACCTCCGGAATCATCGATCTGTCCAAGTACCTGGACGCAGGCTACCGCGTCCTGAACTTCTGACCAACCACGCAAGCCTGTGACACCGCGGGGCCCCGGTGGGCCCCGGCCCTTTCTACCTGGAGGGATCCTTGTGACCGAGCCCTATCATCGAGGCGAGATCGCCGTTCAAGAACTGGCTGGCGAACGAAGTCAGGCGATCCTCAATGGACGCGTGATCTCGAGTGCCATCCCCGCGCCTGCTCGACCCTTCGTGAGTCAGCAGTCCCACGTGGCGATCGGGTGGCTCGACCCGTCGGGCGATCCCTGGGCGTCCCTGGTAGTGGGTGAGCCCGGGTTTGCGTCCTGCGACGAAGGTGGGACGGCCGTGACGATTCGAACATCGGGCAGTGCCATGGACCTCGGGACGTTGCACGACGATATTCGCGCGACCGACGCGCTCGGCATGCTCTTCATCGACCTGGCCACGAGGCGTCGACTGAGGGTCAATGGCGTCGTCGAGCGCTCAACTGCTCGCGAGCTGCGGATCGCCGTCGAGCAGGCCTTTCCGAATTGCCCCAAGTACATCCAGAAGCGCGAACGCGTCGAGACGGCCACAGTCGTATCGTCGGCGACGACCTCGAGGGGACTGGGCGTGCCGGCTCACGTGCGAGCGTGGCTGTCTCGAACGGATACCGCATTCGTCGTGAGCGTTGGGCCAGAGGGGAGCGTCGATTGCTCGCACCGGGGGGGCCGACGTGGCTACATGCGAATGGACGGCGATGCCGTGCTCGTCCCTGACTACCCGGGG
This window harbors:
- a CDS encoding DsrE family protein, producing MSKTAIVIYSDPKSGSEEALGRLFNGMFVAYELLEKKQEVALIFQGAGVRWASELVKPAHPAHALYNAVKDSVVGVCGGCADVFGATQDARNAGAKLIHEKAIPGTSGIIDLSKYLDAGYRVLNF
- a CDS encoding pyridoxamine 5'-phosphate oxidase family protein, with translation MTEPYHRGEIAVQELAGERSQAILNGRVISSAIPAPARPFVSQQSHVAIGWLDPSGDPWASLVVGEPGFASCDEGGTAVTIRTSGSAMDLGTLHDDIRATDALGMLFIDLATRRRLRVNGVVERSTARELRIAVEQAFPNCPKYIQKRERVETATVVSSATTSRGLGVPAHVRAWLSRTDTAFVVSVGPEGSVDCSHRGGRRGYMRMDGDAVLVPDYPGNSMFCSLGNMTVEPRAGLVLVDFDAQQQLHLCGDASVEVSRSDRTELTGGSGRWWTLRPRKWAVSPLAGATHWRLVDESPFNPQFEP